In the Candidatus Methylomirabilis sp. genome, one interval contains:
- the cas7c gene encoding type I-C CRISPR-associated protein Cas7/Csd2, with translation MNEMIKNRYDFVLLFDVKDGNPNGDPDAGNLPRVDPETGQGLVTDVCLKRKVRNYVGLMKEFKSSYDIYVKEKAVLGRAHVQAFQELGIQLGEENRVPVPDDVAESLAELTLPEGLAIDSLPDEDISVLVMAADLDKKEIQRWLKEEKPKKAVADFIKASLRNSKARKPTQDETEQGRDRMCQSYYDIRTFGAVMSLRSAPNCGQVRGPVQLTFARSVEPVVPLEHSITRMAVATEAEAEKQQGDNRTMGRKFTIPYALYRCHGFVSAPLAQRTGFNEDDLGLFWKALQEMFEHDRSAARGEMTTRKLIVFKHQSALGNEPAHKLFDRVKVERNGNASSPPRSFADYKVTVDRTSKPDSIDVDEKL, from the coding sequence ATGAACGAAATGATTAAGAACCGGTACGACTTCGTTCTTCTCTTTGATGTCAAGGACGGTAATCCCAACGGTGACCCAGACGCCGGCAATCTGCCTCGGGTCGATCCCGAGACCGGACAAGGTCTGGTGACCGATGTGTGTCTTAAGCGCAAGGTCCGCAATTACGTGGGACTCATGAAGGAGTTCAAGTCTTCCTATGACATCTATGTGAAAGAAAAAGCCGTTCTGGGCCGAGCACACGTCCAGGCATTCCAGGAGCTTGGCATCCAACTCGGAGAAGAGAATAGAGTGCCCGTGCCTGACGACGTGGCGGAGAGTTTGGCGGAACTCACTCTGCCCGAGGGTCTCGCGATCGACAGCCTCCCTGACGAAGATATATCGGTGCTCGTTATGGCCGCCGACCTGGACAAAAAGGAAATCCAGCGGTGGCTCAAGGAGGAAAAACCAAAGAAAGCTGTGGCCGACTTCATCAAAGCGTCCCTCAGGAACTCCAAGGCCCGAAAACCGACTCAAGACGAAACTGAGCAGGGACGAGACAGAATGTGCCAGAGCTACTATGACATTCGCACGTTCGGAGCAGTAATGTCGCTGAGGTCAGCCCCGAATTGTGGCCAAGTCCGGGGTCCCGTGCAGCTCACCTTCGCTCGAAGCGTCGAGCCGGTAGTTCCTCTGGAACACAGCATCACTCGCATGGCAGTTGCCACCGAAGCCGAGGCTGAGAAACAGCAGGGCGACAACCGGACTATGGGGCGGAAGTTTACGATTCCCTATGCATTGTATCGTTGCCACGGGTTCGTTTCCGCACCGCTGGCGCAGCGGACTGGGTTTAACGAAGACGACCTAGGTCTCTTCTGGAAAGCACTCCAGGAGATGTTTGAGCACGACAGGTCAGCGGCCCGCGGGGAAATGACCACACGGAAGCTGATCGTCTTTAAGCACCAGAGTGCACTTGGGAACGAGCCAGCCCACAAGTTGTTCGATCGCGTCAAGGTCGAGCGCAACGGGAATGCCTCATCTCCGCCTAGGAGCTTTGCGGACTACAAAGTTACCGTAGATCGCACTTCCAAGCCAGATAGCATTGATGTCGATGAGAAGTTGTGA
- the cas4 gene encoding CRISPR-associated protein Cas4 codes for MYPEADLVPLSALRHYSVCPRQCALIHVEQIWEESRLTAEGRILHERVDEGGAEKRRDVKRVFALPIRCLRLGLVGKADVVEFHRQADGCWIPYPVEHKRGRRKEEDWDRVQLCAQALCLEEMLGVSVPEGALFYGKEQRREVVAINDELRRETEEIAAAVHRMLADGRTPPPEYAPKCDSCSLVDVCLPQGVGGRGNRVARYLTKVLEEP; via the coding sequence ATGTATCCGGAAGCCGACCTTGTCCCGCTCTCGGCGCTTCGCCATTACTCTGTCTGCCCGCGGCAGTGTGCGCTGATCCACGTGGAGCAGATCTGGGAGGAGAGTCGGCTCACGGCTGAGGGGCGGATACTCCACGAGCGGGTGGATGAGGGCGGGGCGGAGAAGCGGCGGGATGTGAAGCGGGTGTTCGCGCTGCCGATCCGGTGTCTACGACTGGGGCTCGTGGGAAAGGCCGATGTGGTGGAGTTCCACCGACAGGCCGATGGCTGCTGGATACCCTACCCCGTGGAGCATAAGCGTGGCCGGAGGAAGGAAGAGGACTGGGACCGGGTGCAGCTTTGCGCCCAGGCGCTCTGCCTTGAGGAGATGCTTGGCGTCTCGGTACCGGAGGGTGCGCTCTTCTATGGGAAGGAGCAACGGCGCGAGGTCGTCGCGATCAATGACGAGTTGCGTCGGGAAACCGAGGAGATCGCTGCCGCCGTGCATCGGATGCTGGCAGACGGGCGTACGCCGCCGCCCGAGTACGCCCCCAAGTGCGATAGTTGCTCACTCGTGGATGTCTGCCTTCCGCAAGGTGTAGGGGGGCGAGGAAACCGAGTGGCCCGATATCTGACGAAGGTCCTGGAAGAGCCATGA
- the cas1c gene encoding type I-C CRISPR-associated endonuclease Cas1c produces the protein MKKHLNTLFVTTQGTYLSKEGECVQVRVEGIDKAHIPIHTLGGIVCFGNVLCSPFLLGHCAEHGVAVSFLTENGRFLARVQGPVSGNVLLRREQYRWADDPASSTRMARYVLTGKLANSRNVLLRAARDHGDDGRDEPLRAAALRLADCLRRLERQDFSLDEVRGIEGEAGAAYFGAFDALITSDDEAFRFKGRNRRPPLDPTNCLLSFLYTLLLHDIRAALECVGLDPAVGFLHRDRPGRPGLALDILEEFRPVMADRLALSLINLGQVKAKGFETLESGAVLMTDDTRKEVILAYQKRKQEDVEHPFLQEKMAVGLLWHAQALLLARHIRGDLDGYPPYIRR, from the coding sequence ATGAAGAAGCATCTGAACACGCTGTTTGTCACGACTCAGGGCACGTACCTCTCGAAAGAGGGCGAGTGCGTGCAGGTGCGGGTCGAGGGGATTGACAAGGCCCACATCCCCATCCACACGTTGGGCGGTATCGTCTGCTTCGGTAACGTCCTGTGCAGCCCGTTCCTCCTCGGTCACTGCGCGGAGCATGGGGTGGCCGTATCGTTTCTGACCGAGAATGGCCGGTTCCTGGCCCGCGTCCAAGGTCCCGTGTCGGGCAATGTGCTGCTGCGGCGCGAGCAATATCGATGGGCCGATGATCCCGCGAGCAGCACACGGATGGCGCGATATGTCCTTACCGGCAAGCTCGCCAATTCTCGAAACGTCCTGCTGCGGGCCGCCCGCGACCACGGGGATGACGGGAGGGATGAGCCTTTGCGTGCAGCCGCTCTGCGCCTGGCGGACTGCCTGCGTCGACTCGAGCGTCAGGATTTCTCGCTCGACGAGGTAAGAGGCATCGAGGGTGAGGCCGGGGCTGCCTACTTCGGCGCCTTCGACGCCCTGATCACATCGGACGACGAGGCCTTCCGGTTCAAGGGCCGCAATCGCCGGCCGCCCCTCGACCCGACCAACTGCCTGCTCTCATTCCTGTATACCCTGCTTCTGCACGACATCCGAGCGGCGTTGGAGTGCGTGGGCCTGGATCCGGCAGTCGGCTTTCTGCACCGGGATCGGCCCGGCAGACCTGGGCTTGCGCTGGATATCCTGGAAGAGTTCCGGCCCGTGATGGCGGACCGGCTGGCCCTGTCGCTCATCAATCTGGGTCAGGTGAAGGCGAAAGGATTCGAGACACTCGAGTCCGGTGCGGTGCTCATGACGGACGACACACGAAAGGAGGTGATCCTCGCCTATCAAAAGCGGAAGCAGGAAGACGTGGAGCACCCGTTCCTCCAGGAGAAGATGGCCGTGGGTCTGCTCTGGCACGCCCAGGCCCTGCTGCTGGCGCGCCACATCCGTGGGGACCTGGACGGGTACCCGCCCTATATCAGGCGGTGA